One region of Phragmites australis chromosome 18, lpPhrAust1.1, whole genome shotgun sequence genomic DNA includes:
- the LOC133899599 gene encoding mitochondrial pyruvate carrier 4 isoform X1, which yields MASSKLQAFWNHPAGPKTIHFWAPTFKWGISIANIADFAKPPEKISYPQQVGMYKIPTQWDPCISDYMAISLQCIACFFFFIWCAAVACTGIIWSRYSMVITPKNWNLFSVNVAMAGTGLYQLSRKIRQDYFSDEKDAAAPLEG from the exons ATGGCTTCATCAAAGCTTCAGGCCTTCTGGAACCATCCTGCTGGCCCCAAAACCA TTCATTTCTGGGCGCCAACATTTAAATGGGGCATCAGCATTGCCAATATTGCTGACTTTGCTAAGCCACCTGAAAAGATATCTTATCCTCAGCAAGTTGGTATGTACAAGATACCCACTCAGTGGGATCCCTGCATTTCAGATTACATGGCCATCAGTTTACAGTGCAttgcatgcttttttttttttatatggtgTGCAGCTGTTGCTTGTACTGGAATCATCTGGTCAAGGTACAGCATGGTTATCACACCG AAAAACTGGAACCTTTTTAGTGTTAACGTCGCAATGGCTGGTACAGGCTTGTATCAGCTTTCACGTAAGATAAG GCAAGATTACTTTTCTGATGAGAAGGATGCTGCTGCTCCACTGGAAGGATAG
- the LOC133899599 gene encoding mitochondrial pyruvate carrier 4 isoform X2: MASSKLQAFWNHPAGPKTIHFWAPTFKWGISIANIADFAKPPEKISYPQQVAVACTGIIWSRYSMVITPKNWNLFSVNVAMAGTGLYQLSRKIRQDYFSDEKDAAAPLEG, from the exons ATGGCTTCATCAAAGCTTCAGGCCTTCTGGAACCATCCTGCTGGCCCCAAAACCA TTCATTTCTGGGCGCCAACATTTAAATGGGGCATCAGCATTGCCAATATTGCTGACTTTGCTAAGCCACCTGAAAAGATATCTTATCCTCAGCAAGTTG CTGTTGCTTGTACTGGAATCATCTGGTCAAGGTACAGCATGGTTATCACACCG AAAAACTGGAACCTTTTTAGTGTTAACGTCGCAATGGCTGGTACAGGCTTGTATCAGCTTTCACGTAAGATAAG GCAAGATTACTTTTCTGATGAGAAGGATGCTGCTGCTCCACTGGAAGGATAG